The Bacteroides acidifaciens genome includes a region encoding these proteins:
- a CDS encoding glycoside hydrolase family 57 protein, which yields MRTICLYFEIHQIIHLKRYRFFDIGNDHYYYDDYANETGMNEVAERSYIPALSTLIGMAKNSGGAFKVALSISGVALEQLEIHAPAVIDLLHQLNDTGCCEFLCEPYSHGLSSLANEDCFREEVLRQRDKMKQMFGKEPKVFRNSSLIYSDEIGGLVASMGFKGMLTEGAKHALGWKSPHYVYHCNQAPSLKLLLRDFKLSDDISLRFSNSDWAEYPLFADKYINWIDALPQEEQVVNIFMELSALGMSQPLSSNILEFLKALPECAKAKGITFSTPTEIVTKLKSVSQLDVAYPMSWVDEERDTSCWLGNVMQREAFNKLYSVAERVHLSDDRRIKQDWDYLQASNNFRFMTTKNNGMWLNRGIYDSPYDAFTNYMNILADFIKRVDSLYPSDVDSEELNSLLTTIKNQGDEITELEKEVEKLQAKVAKEAAKKTTAKKQTAAATKELVAKAATKKAATKPAEPKKSGGRAKKVAAKKEE from the coding sequence ATGAGAACTATCTGTCTTTATTTTGAGATACATCAGATTATACATTTGAAACGCTACCGTTTCTTTGATATCGGTAATGATCATTATTATTACGATGATTATGCGAATGAAACGGGCATGAATGAAGTGGCCGAACGTTCATATATTCCTGCTCTCAGCACATTGATTGGGATGGCGAAAAATTCGGGAGGTGCTTTTAAAGTTGCGCTGTCAATTTCGGGAGTAGCTTTGGAACAACTTGAAATCCATGCTCCGGCGGTGATTGACTTATTGCATCAGTTGAATGATACCGGTTGTTGTGAATTCCTTTGTGAACCTTATTCGCATGGCTTGTCTTCACTTGCCAATGAAGATTGCTTCCGTGAAGAAGTTCTTCGTCAGCGTGATAAGATGAAACAAATGTTTGGAAAGGAACCGAAAGTGTTCCGCAATTCCAGTTTGATTTATTCGGACGAGATTGGTGGTTTGGTGGCTTCTATGGGTTTCAAGGGAATGTTGACAGAAGGTGCCAAGCATGCGTTGGGATGGAAGAGCCCGCATTATGTATACCACTGTAATCAGGCTCCGAGCCTTAAACTTCTATTGAGAGATTTCAAACTGTCAGATGATATAAGTTTGCGTTTTTCTAATTCGGATTGGGCGGAATATCCTTTGTTTGCGGACAAATATATCAATTGGATTGATGCATTGCCACAAGAAGAGCAGGTTGTCAATATCTTTATGGAATTGAGTGCGCTGGGTATGTCTCAACCGTTATCTTCCAATATCCTTGAATTCCTGAAAGCTTTGCCGGAATGTGCGAAAGCGAAAGGCATTACTTTCTCTACGCCAACGGAAATCGTGACGAAGTTGAAATCAGTTTCTCAGCTTGATGTTGCTTATCCGATGTCATGGGTAGATGAAGAAAGGGATACTAGCTGCTGGCTGGGTAATGTAATGCAACGTGAAGCTTTTAATAAATTGTATAGTGTAGCAGAGCGCGTTCATTTAAGTGACGACCGTCGTATCAAGCAGGACTGGGATTATTTGCAAGCCAGCAATAATTTCCGTTTCATGACTACAAAGAATAACGGTATGTGGTTGAATCGTGGTATCTATGACTCTCCTTACGATGCTTTCACTAACTACATGAATATTTTGGCTGACTTTATCAAACGGGTAGATTCATTGTATCCTTCAGATGTTGACAGCGAAGAACTTAACTCTTTGTTGACTACGATTAAGAATCAAGGTGACGAAATCACTGAGTTGGAGAAAGAGGTGGAGAAATTGCAGGCAAAGGTTGCAAAGGAAGCTGCTAAAAAGACTACGGCAAAGAAGCAGACTGCGGCTGCTACTAAAGAGCTGGTGGCTAAAGCTGCTACTAAGAAAGCTGCAACTAAACCGGCTGAACCAAAGAAGTCGGGTGGTAGAGCTAAGAAAGTTGCTGCAAAGAAGGAAGAATAG